A section of the Naumovozyma dairenensis CBS 421 chromosome 5, complete genome genome encodes:
- the NDAI0E05110 gene encoding uncharacterized protein (similar to Saccharomyces cerevisiae YRF1-7 (YPL283C)): MITISENVVLIKGFIVLKSKDKQGVETKIIRNLTKTSKFFSTWERELLSIQSLVDIDEYQTTHSKCDLIPMPCKELFDYCTTVEKNCYVSEDGYQIVNARTPKRFQQLAQKYVVIPLYCKHKRTKYFYYKEESSTLIGALDFAVDRDIVHSKDSSFFEQEMNVSEITFTESDLSILRQFHQVKPQFIESTHELFLQIYSTVRQRYHRRPYLGSFANQGLGEVFPKDLQIPTIQKYSSLAAPFVYLIEVFPQLSFAQDIDSAELTDPPKSVDSMANWFTKKLLPGSSPSIWFLLLGACCYNWTDVSLSYPALHKLNGYRQFVDSIRALATYSVLYRYLNHGAIAGDSKADEIFLTSVSEPWNWTKNMYHKLATAYQDYTKFNVKVCKPDAVLISGKKFSRSYIQEFYANVVARYDGCIEELRNNFADVWSVEAIAESVLNKGPNSKFVESRVVPKSSLFFIFDHATLLAQVPHPKSGVTIEPDVVAKIVTEMGVCLMWMIYFSSTGPYRFPDMVILKYAGNNRNLFIDAESRCFDIITSYSKTRTANYLCKSLDKKTSDYLFYYIFVARAVLKHALGKDYCNMSRDLFQETDTVAEQYLLRNYLARSVGGGDSEDDFDPVKYSSNVLNSFVFVDGLSHTLMHYHKFQSLLKVYPMSVDRSSRLSFRELRHGMIKLVREYVKVEGEDMDVMNVKERLAGHSAATGQGIYGNDVEIGVGADASLEEKYASLINSAWQNWLGLGYSKEREEGESAVARDACVKKYFSSNGSIKDLFVAGKKLYGKEFQFREGQFDVAVEIYLSGTQIIPIQALPGFGKTALFQIPLVALSYGEQKTVFILCFVPYVCFCLSNMKLRLSSSGINCGILKDLFVNGPAVEEKNLFCDVYVGTFNDLGSENFVRLVNNWYNIYQDCILGMIVIDEFHNLETEQSYRGQSFRLIPEINFNLAWKVVVVTGTAGEKGMVKPMKFI, from the coding sequence ATGATCACTATATCTGAAAATGTTGTCCTCATTAAAGGTTTCATTGTGTTGAAATCCAAGGATAAGCAAGGAGTTGAGACAAAAATCATTAGGAACCTTACTAAAACTTCCAAATTCTTTTCCACCTGGGAAAGAGAGTTGCTTTCCATTCAATCGTTGGTGGATATAGATGAATACCAAACTACCCATTCCAAGTGTGACTTAATTCCGATGCCTTGTAAAGAATTGTTCGATTATTGTACGACCGTAGAGAAAAACTGTTATGTGTCTGAAGATGGTTATCAGATTGTCAATGCCAGAACTCCAAAAAGATTCCAACAACTAGCCCAAAAGTACGTAGTCATCCCATTGTATTGCAAACACAAGCGTACCAAATACTTTTACTACAAAGAGGAATCTTCCACCTTAATTGGTGCCCTTGATTTTGCTGTTGATAGAGATATTGTCCACTCCAAAGACTCGTCCTTCTTCGAGCAAGAAATGAATGTTAGCGAAATTACGTTCACTGAATCAGACTTATCAATTTTACGCCAGTTCCATCAGGTCAAACCTCAATTCATCGAGTCCACTCATGAGTTGTTTCTCCAAATTTATTCTACTGTTAGACAAAGATACCACCGTCGTCCATACTTGGGTTCTTTTGCTAACCAAGGTCTTGGTGAAGTCTTTCCAAAGGATCTTCAAATCCCTACGATTCAAAAATACTCCTCTTTAGCTGCCCCTTTTGTTTACCTAATTGAAGTTTTCCCTCAGTTATCGTTTGCTCAAGATATTGACTCTGCCGAACTAACTGACCCTCCAAAATCAGTTGATTCTATGGCTAATTGGTTTACCAAAAAATTGTTACCTGGCTCCTCACCTTCAATATGGTTTTTATTGTTGGGAGCCTGCTGTTACAATTGGACTGATGTGTCTTTGTCTTATCCAGCTCTTCATAAGTTGAATGGATATCGTCAATTTGTTGACTCCATTAGGGCTTTGGCTACTTATTCTGTTTTATATAGATACCTTAATCATGGTGCTATTGCAGGTGATTCAAAGGCTGATGAAATTTTCCTTACTAGTGTTAGTGAACCTTGGAATTGGACCAAGAATATGTACCACAAATTGGCAACTGCTTATCAAGATTATACCAAGTTCAACGTCAAGGTCTGTAAACCTGATGCTGTGTTGATCTCTGGTAAAAAATTCTCCAGATCTTACATCCAAGAATTTTATGCCAATGTTGTTGCCAGATATGATGGTTGTATTGAAGAGTTACGTAATAACTTTGCTGACGTCTGGTCCGTAGAAGCTATTGCTGAGTCTGTTCTTAACAAGGGCCCCAATTCCAAATTCGTTGAGAGTAGAGTTGTTCCTAAGAGTTCattgttttttatattcGATCATGCAACCTTACTAGCCCAAGTTCCTCATCCCAAATCTGGTGTTACCATTGAACCTGATGTCGTTGCTAAAATTGTGACTGAAATGGGTGTGTGCTTAATGtggatgatatatttttcaagtACTGGTCCTTACAGATTCCCAGATATGGTTATCTTAAAGTATGCTGGTAATAACAGAAATTTGTTTATCGATGCAGAATCTAGATGTTTCGATATCATTACTTCCTATTCCAAAACAAGAACAGCTAATTATTTATGCAAGTCTTTGGATAAGAAAACTTCAGATTACTTATTTTATTACATTTTTGTCGCAAGAGCAGTGTTGAAACATGCTCTCGGTAAGGATTATTGTAACATGAGCAGAGATTTATTCCAAGAAACTGACACAGTTGCAGAACAGTATTTACTAAGAAATTACTTGGCCAGATCAGTTGGTGGTGGTGATTcagaagatgattttgatcCTGTTAAATATTCCAGTAATGTTTTGAATTCCTTTGTGTTCGTTGATGGTCTGTCTCATACGTTGATGCATTACCATAAATTCCAATCGTTGTTGAAGGTGTACCCAATGTCTGTTGATAGGTCTTCGAGGTTGTCTTTTAGAGAGTTGAGACATGGAATGATCAAGCTAGTTCGTGAATATGTTAAAGTTGAAGGTGAAGATATGGATGTGATGAATGTAAAAGAGAGACTAGCTGGTCATTCTGCTGCAACTGGTCAAGGTATCTACGGTAACGATGTTGAGATTGGTGTTGGTGCAGATGCGTCGTTGGAGGAGAAATACGCTTCCTTAATCAATAGTGCCTGGCAAAATTGGTTAGGGCTTGGTTATAGcaaagaaagagaagaaggTGAGTCTGCTGTAGCTAGGGATGCATGTGTCAAGAAATActtttcatcaaatggtTCTATCAAGGATTTGTTTGTTGCCGGTAAGAAGTTGTATGGTAAggaatttcaattcagaGAAGGTCAATTTGATGTTGCTGtggaaatttatttatcaGGCACTCAGATCATCCCTATTCAAGCTCTTCCAGGTTTTGGGAAAACTGCTCTGTTTCAGATTCCTTTGGTTGCATTATCTTATGGTGAACAAAAGActgttttcattttgtgTTTTGTCCCTTATGTTTGTTTTTGTCTATCGAATATGAAACTAAGACTATCTTCAAGTGGTATTAATTGTGGTATTCTCAAGGATTTGTTTGTTAATGGTCCAGCTGTTGAAGAGAAAAACTTGTTTTGTGATGTTTATGTTGGCACCTTTAACGATTTAGGTTCTGAGAATTTTGTCCGGTTGGTCAATAATTGgtac